A window of Rhabdothermincola salaria contains these coding sequences:
- a CDS encoding methyltransferase domain-containing protein, whose protein sequence is MQDTTTTTNTLTVDPEALRAEVRTKYTDVATDPGAGYHFHTGRPLAERLGYPTDLLAELPDDAVASFAGVGNPFSAAPLPEGANVVDLGSGGGFDCVVAAHVVGRQGHVIGVDMTEAMLERARRVASTLGLDTIDYRAGILEDLPVPDGWADVVISNGVLNLVADKARVFGEARRVLRPGGVLQFADIAVGRDVPDEARSDIGLWTDCIAGGRSVDEWCAAIEEAGFTGLSVGMAVDTFGGAPGEERARSFDVYSHTFRARRR, encoded by the coding sequence ATGCAGGACACGACCACCACCACCAACACCCTCACCGTGGACCCGGAGGCCCTGCGCGCCGAGGTGCGCACCAAGTACACCGATGTGGCCACCGACCCGGGGGCCGGGTACCACTTCCACACCGGACGGCCGCTGGCCGAACGGCTCGGGTACCCGACCGACCTCTTGGCCGAGCTGCCCGACGATGCCGTGGCCAGCTTCGCCGGTGTCGGCAACCCGTTCTCGGCCGCTCCGCTGCCCGAGGGCGCGAACGTCGTCGACCTGGGCTCCGGTGGCGGCTTCGACTGCGTGGTCGCCGCCCACGTCGTGGGTCGCCAGGGCCACGTCATCGGCGTCGACATGACCGAGGCGATGCTCGAGCGGGCCCGCCGGGTGGCCAGCACCCTGGGGCTCGACACCATCGACTACCGGGCCGGGATCCTCGAGGACCTGCCGGTTCCCGACGGTTGGGCCGACGTGGTGATCAGCAACGGCGTGTTGAACCTCGTCGCCGACAAGGCCCGGGTCTTCGGCGAGGCGCGGCGGGTGCTGCGGCCCGGCGGGGTGCTCCAGTTCGCCGACATCGCCGTGGGTCGCGACGTCCCCGACGAAGCCCGCAGCGACATCGGGCTGTGGACCGACTGCATCGCCGGCGGCCGGTCGGTCGACGAGTGGTGCGCGGCGATCGAAGAGGCCGGCTTCACCGGCTTGTCGGTGGGGATGGCCGTCGACACCTTCGGAGGAGCCCCGGGTGAGGAGCGGGCCCGTTCCTTCGACGTCTACAGCCACACGTTCCGCGCCCGGCGCCGCTGA
- a CDS encoding ATP-binding protein: MAQARTARTRFGDHVIDAGARTLTRGGVVVDLEPRTFDVLAYLVDNRDRVVPKTELLDELWGDRFVSESALSTRIKHARAAIDDDGRRQHRIRTAHRVGYQFVAEAEELDGPGPDLPRTGLPDWTLPRRRDLVGRDRDRREVTARLDGHRLVTITGPAGVGKTALAETLIAEVAAPDPIVCHLAETRDPSSVGDVVLRALGHARQGGGGPMETVLRVLERRQGLVLLDNCEHVLAAVEPLVAGLLARCPGVRVLTTSRVPLGLEDESVVVLGPLALDDAVRCFARGAADAGATVEVDDPALVELCERLDGVPLALDLAAARTRVLSPAEMVPLLRDRFRLLRATVAGAERSLHAALATSWDALDDVQQALLADLAVLVGPFTLDDARMIALADADPFDVVDHVERLVRHSLVVARPAERGRTQFQLLDSVRDFVLEQVPLDDDRRRRHVAHFVQRAEHLDARCQTDHIDEAIAELSAIWSNLRAAVGYGLAIDDVDAVGHLLRAVVEVAELRATYEVADWAGRAVERFGDEPQSDLHADTMAVLSRMLAHQGHVERAAELARKAAAAHRSHPTAMALVWSAYYRGDLDTVVELAPQLVELSRSARGFDRGYADGFVAIVAAVRQDTDVTSATVEPDDAATGVLGTLDVLTAGLRVCASDPVRAIALLEAVAETSLAREYRLLLGAAASTLTQVALPSRPPREAMDILRRTLGRYQERGMWNLVVADVVMAARLLADAGEVDLAARLLGARETSGYSVGLSEVLAALLRDELSARLGERADELVAEGRRWRPPDAAEAAIGGLARVLAREEPPEPDPDGA, encoded by the coding sequence ATGGCCCAGGCCCGCACGGCGAGAACCCGTTTCGGCGACCACGTCATCGACGCCGGGGCCCGCACCTTGACCCGCGGCGGGGTCGTCGTCGACCTCGAGCCGCGCACCTTCGACGTGCTGGCCTACCTGGTGGACAACCGCGACCGTGTCGTCCCCAAGACCGAGCTGCTCGACGAGCTCTGGGGCGACCGCTTCGTCAGTGAATCGGCACTCAGCACCCGGATCAAGCACGCCCGGGCCGCCATCGACGACGACGGCCGGCGCCAGCACCGCATCCGCACCGCCCACCGTGTGGGCTACCAATTCGTGGCCGAGGCCGAGGAGCTCGACGGACCGGGCCCCGACCTCCCCCGGACCGGACTCCCCGACTGGACCCTGCCCCGCCGCCGGGACCTCGTGGGACGGGACCGGGATCGTCGGGAGGTCACCGCACGACTGGACGGCCACCGGCTGGTGACGATCACCGGCCCCGCGGGCGTGGGGAAGACGGCGTTGGCCGAGACGCTGATCGCCGAGGTGGCCGCCCCCGACCCGATCGTCTGCCACCTCGCCGAGACGCGCGACCCGTCGAGTGTCGGCGACGTCGTGCTCCGGGCCCTGGGGCACGCTCGCCAGGGCGGCGGGGGGCCCATGGAGACGGTCCTGCGCGTCCTCGAGCGCCGCCAGGGACTGGTGCTGCTGGACAACTGCGAGCACGTGCTCGCGGCCGTGGAGCCGCTCGTCGCGGGGTTGCTCGCCCGCTGTCCCGGGGTCCGGGTCCTGACCACGAGCCGGGTGCCACTCGGGCTCGAGGACGAGAGCGTGGTGGTGCTCGGTCCGCTCGCCCTCGACGACGCCGTCAGGTGCTTCGCTCGCGGCGCCGCCGACGCCGGGGCCACGGTCGAGGTGGACGACCCCGCCCTGGTGGAGCTCTGCGAACGGCTCGACGGCGTGCCGTTGGCCCTGGATCTCGCCGCCGCCCGCACCCGGGTGCTGTCGCCGGCGGAGATGGTGCCGCTGCTCCGCGACCGCTTCCGCCTCCTGCGCGCCACCGTCGCGGGGGCCGAGCGTTCGCTGCACGCCGCCCTGGCCACCTCCTGGGACGCGCTCGACGACGTCCAGCAAGCGTTGCTCGCCGACCTCGCCGTGCTCGTCGGCCCGTTCACCCTCGACGATGCCCGCATGATCGCCCTGGCCGACGCCGATCCGTTCGACGTGGTCGACCACGTCGAACGCCTCGTGCGCCACTCGCTCGTCGTGGCCCGCCCGGCCGAACGGGGCAGGACGCAGTTCCAGTTGCTCGACTCGGTCAGGGACTTCGTGCTCGAGCAGGTGCCGCTCGACGACGATCGACGCCGGCGCCACGTCGCCCACTTCGTCCAACGAGCCGAGCACCTCGATGCCCGGTGCCAGACGGACCACATCGACGAGGCCATCGCCGAGCTCTCCGCCATCTGGTCCAACCTGCGCGCCGCGGTCGGGTACGGGCTCGCCATCGACGACGTCGACGCCGTGGGCCACCTGCTGCGGGCCGTGGTGGAGGTCGCCGAGCTGCGAGCCACCTACGAGGTGGCGGACTGGGCGGGTCGCGCCGTCGAACGGTTCGGCGACGAGCCGCAGTCGGACCTGCACGCGGACACGATGGCCGTCCTCTCCCGCATGCTGGCCCACCAGGGCCACGTCGAGCGCGCCGCCGAGCTCGCCCGCAAGGCGGCCGCGGCCCACCGCTCCCATCCCACTGCGATGGCCCTGGTGTGGTCCGCCTACTACCGAGGTGATCTCGACACCGTGGTCGAGCTGGCTCCCCAGCTGGTCGAACTCAGCCGGTCGGCTCGGGGCTTCGACCGGGGCTACGCCGATGGCTTCGTCGCCATCGTGGCCGCCGTGCGCCAGGACACCGACGTCACCTCGGCCACCGTCGAGCCCGACGACGCCGCCACCGGCGTGCTGGGCACGCTCGACGTCCTGACGGCCGGCCTTCGCGTGTGCGCCTCCGACCCCGTCCGGGCCATCGCGCTGCTCGAGGCCGTCGCCGAGACGTCGCTGGCACGCGAGTACCGGCTGCTCCTGGGGGCGGCGGCGAGCACCCTGACCCAGGTGGCGCTGCCGTCACGGCCGCCCCGGGAGGCCATGGACATCCTGCGACGCACCCTCGGTCGCTACCAGGAGCGAGGCATGTGGAACCTCGTCGTCGCCGACGTGGTCATGGCCGCCCGCCTCCTCGCCGACGCCGGTGAGGTGGATCTGGCGGCTCGCCTCCTCGGGGCGCGGGAGACATCCGGCTACTCCGTGGGGCTCTCCGAGGTGCTCGCGGCGCTGCTGCGCGACGAGCTGTCGGCGAGGCTGGGCGAGCGGGCCGATGAGCTCGTCGCGGAAGGACGCCGCTGGCGCCCGCCGGACGCCGCCGAGGCCGCCATCGGGGGTCTGGCGCGGGTGCTGGCCCGGGAGGAGCCACCGGAGCCAGACCCCGATGGGGCCTGA
- the serC gene encoding phosphoserine transaminase, with translation MPDIAIPADLKPADGRFGCGPSKVRPEAVAALAAEQDYLGTSHRQVPVQFMVSRLRNGLAELFALPDGYEIMLGNGGSTLFWDIATFGLIERRSQHLTFGEFSSKFAKAAAAAPFLDDPQVLSVDPGSHPDPVADPAVDVYAFTHNETSTGVAMPLVRPEGTTAEQALVLVDATSAAGGLRFDPAQTDVYYFAPQKCLASDGGLWLAAVSPAAVERIERIGASDRWIPESLSLTTALDNSRKDQTYNTPALATVFLAVHQVEWINDNGGLHWAASRCDRSAETIYGWAETRPWATPFVKDPDDRSHVVATIDLDDAIDATTVSKVLRKNGIVDTEAYRKLGRNQIRVALFPAIDPEDVAALTACIDHVVDALS, from the coding sequence ATCCCCGACATCGCCATCCCCGCCGACCTCAAGCCCGCCGACGGCCGCTTCGGCTGCGGGCCCTCCAAGGTCCGCCCCGAGGCCGTGGCCGCCCTCGCCGCCGAGCAGGACTACCTCGGCACCAGCCATCGCCAGGTGCCGGTGCAGTTCATGGTGAGCCGCCTGCGCAACGGGCTCGCCGAGCTGTTCGCCCTGCCCGACGGCTACGAGATCATGCTGGGCAACGGCGGCTCCACCCTCTTCTGGGACATCGCCACCTTCGGTCTCATCGAGCGCCGCAGCCAGCACCTCACCTTCGGCGAGTTCTCCTCCAAGTTCGCCAAGGCCGCCGCCGCGGCCCCGTTCCTCGACGACCCCCAGGTCCTGTCGGTCGACCCCGGCAGCCACCCCGACCCGGTGGCCGACCCCGCCGTCGACGTCTACGCCTTCACCCACAACGAGACCTCCACCGGCGTGGCCATGCCCCTCGTACGCCCCGAGGGCACCACCGCCGAGCAGGCGCTCGTACTGGTCGACGCCACGTCCGCGGCCGGGGGGTTGCGCTTCGATCCCGCCCAGACCGACGTCTACTACTTCGCCCCCCAGAAGTGCCTCGCCTCCGACGGCGGGCTCTGGCTGGCCGCGGTCTCCCCCGCCGCCGTCGAGCGCATCGAGCGCATCGGGGCGTCGGATCGCTGGATCCCCGAGTCGCTCAGCCTCACCACCGCGCTCGACAACTCCCGCAAGGACCAGACCTACAACACCCCCGCGCTGGCCACCGTGTTCCTGGCCGTGCACCAGGTCGAGTGGATCAACGACAACGGTGGCCTGCACTGGGCGGCGTCGCGCTGCGACCGGTCGGCCGAGACCATCTACGGCTGGGCCGAGACCCGGCCGTGGGCCACGCCGTTCGTGAAGGACCCGGACGACCGCAGCCACGTGGTGGCCACCATCGACCTCGACGACGCCATCGACGCCACCACCGTCTCCAAGGTGCTGCGCAAGAACGGCATCGTCGACACCGAGGCCTACCGCAAGCTCGGCCGCAACCAGATCCGGGTGGCGCTGTTCCCGGCCATCGATCCCGAGGACGTCGCCGCGCTCACCGCGTGCATCGATCACGTGGTCGACGCCCTGAGCTGA